Proteins co-encoded in one Hymenobacter swuensis DY53 genomic window:
- the dnaE gene encoding DNA polymerase III subunit alpha: protein MPVFSHLHSHTQYSLLDGQASISALMKKAQADGMPAVALTDHGNMFGAFNFVAEANKYNVKPIVGCEFYMVEDRHKKAFSREKGERDKRYHQLLLAKDQAGYHNLSKLCSMSFIEGVYSKFPRIDKELLLKYHEGLIATSCCIGAEIPQAILFQSEAKAEELLKWWLDVFEDDYYIEIQRHGLMNFDGTGKSQEDVNQVLLGLAKKYNVKVICTNDSHYVEQTDFAPHDILLCVNTGEEHSIPVGDFQTQYFRLISQDNKVHYDHLDNLRHLSGQDATIRRQLQRIDEEAQSPKPRARFGFANDQFYFKNQAEMNALFSDVPESVDNTNEIVDKITPPVLQRDILLPNFPLPPEHPTADAFLRHLTYKGAFEGPKRRYSERTPEIEERLDYELRVIETMGFAGYFLITQDFINHGRNNGVAIGPGRGSAAGSAVAYCVGITNIDPIKYSLLFERFLNPERVSMPDIDIDFDDVNRQRVIDYVVDKYGKTQVAQIITFGTMAAKSSIKDVSRAMELPLPVANDLVKMVPDQVGTTLAKAFAENPELDYILRDEAPDNLRGQILRLAHKLEGSVRNTGIHAAGVIIAPDDITKYIPVSTSKDSDLLITQFDGKVIESAGMLKMDFLGLKTLTIIVDAINLIERNHGVKIDIDEIPIDDQKTYELYQRGDTIGTFQFESEGMRMYLKDLKPTNIEDLIAMNALYRPGPMQFIPNFINRKHGRETVDYPHELLEPILNYSQGIMVYQEQIMQTAQILAGYSLGGADLLRRAMGKKDMKKMALEREKFCAGAEKLHGIKAKKANEVFDVMEKFAAYGFNRSHSAAYSVVAYQTGYLKAHYPAEYMAAVLTNNMGDIKKVTFFIEEARKQGVAVLGPDVNESILKFNVNAQGQIRFGMAAMKGSGEAAVEEIVQERDKNGHYADIFDFARRVNLRAVNKKTFESMAQAGAFDSFDRYHRRQFLEAPTGDQNLIEKAMKVGQQHQAAKESAQQSLFGGGGGEMAIPMPKIQDLEPWSPTEKLRREKEIVGFYLSGHPLDDFKLEIDSYCTCGLDKIESYKNRDVTVAGLISNVQFKTTKTGQPFVSFNVEDYESSLNLALFRDDYSKFSALINPRNYDKEQVPPMFIRGKYAQRFRDSDQFEFKIMTMEPLFNVAEKLANGVRVQLDLRTITEPFMDRFMEAVEGCSGSKKLEIKFAEPHEHLAVDTYSRRYRIEPKEFIRKMREMEIDACQLI, encoded by the coding sequence ATGCCCGTTTTCTCGCACCTTCACTCGCACACCCAATATTCCCTGCTCGATGGTCAGGCCAGCATTTCGGCCCTGATGAAGAAAGCCCAGGCCGACGGTATGCCGGCCGTGGCCCTCACCGACCACGGCAACATGTTCGGGGCTTTCAACTTCGTGGCCGAGGCCAACAAGTACAACGTGAAGCCAATTGTGGGCTGCGAGTTCTACATGGTGGAGGACCGCCACAAGAAGGCCTTCAGCCGCGAAAAGGGCGAGCGGGACAAGCGCTACCACCAGCTGCTGCTGGCCAAAGACCAGGCCGGCTACCACAACTTGAGCAAGCTCTGCTCCATGAGCTTCATCGAAGGCGTGTACAGCAAGTTTCCGCGCATCGACAAGGAGCTGCTGCTCAAGTACCACGAGGGCCTGATTGCTACCAGTTGCTGCATCGGCGCGGAGATTCCGCAGGCCATTCTGTTCCAGAGCGAGGCCAAAGCTGAGGAGCTGCTCAAGTGGTGGCTCGACGTGTTCGAGGACGACTATTACATCGAGATTCAGCGCCACGGCCTGATGAACTTCGACGGCACCGGCAAAAGCCAGGAAGACGTGAACCAGGTGCTGTTGGGCCTGGCGAAGAAGTACAACGTCAAGGTTATCTGCACCAACGACTCGCACTATGTGGAGCAGACCGACTTTGCGCCCCACGATATTCTGCTGTGCGTGAATACCGGCGAGGAGCACAGCATCCCCGTTGGCGACTTCCAGACCCAGTATTTCCGCCTGATTTCCCAGGACAACAAAGTTCACTACGACCACCTCGACAACTTGCGCCACCTTTCCGGGCAAGATGCCACCATACGCCGCCAGCTCCAGCGGATTGATGAGGAAGCACAGAGCCCCAAGCCCCGGGCGCGGTTCGGTTTCGCCAACGACCAGTTCTATTTCAAGAACCAGGCGGAGATGAACGCGCTGTTCAGTGACGTGCCGGAAAGTGTGGATAACACCAACGAAATCGTGGATAAAATCACGCCGCCCGTGCTGCAGCGTGACATTCTGCTCCCCAATTTCCCGCTGCCCCCCGAGCACCCCACCGCCGACGCCTTCCTGCGTCACCTCACCTACAAAGGCGCGTTCGAAGGCCCCAAACGCCGCTACTCTGAGCGCACCCCCGAGATTGAGGAGCGCCTCGACTACGAGCTGCGCGTGATTGAGACGATGGGCTTTGCCGGCTACTTCCTCATCACCCAGGACTTCATCAACCACGGCCGCAACAATGGCGTGGCCATTGGGCCGGGCCGGGGCTCGGCGGCGGGCTCGGCGGTGGCCTACTGCGTCGGCATCACCAACATCGACCCAATCAAGTACTCGCTGCTGTTCGAGCGGTTCCTGAACCCGGAGCGCGTGTCCATGCCCGATATTGACATCGACTTCGACGACGTGAACCGCCAGCGCGTGATTGACTACGTGGTGGACAAGTACGGCAAAACCCAGGTGGCCCAGATCATTACCTTCGGTACGATGGCCGCTAAATCGTCGATTAAGGACGTTTCGCGGGCTATGGAGCTGCCGCTGCCGGTGGCTAATGACTTAGTGAAGATGGTGCCCGACCAAGTGGGCACCACGCTGGCCAAGGCCTTTGCCGAAAATCCTGAGCTGGACTACATCCTACGCGACGAGGCGCCTGACAACTTGCGCGGCCAGATTCTGCGCCTGGCCCACAAGCTGGAAGGCTCGGTGCGCAACACCGGCATCCACGCCGCCGGCGTCATCATTGCCCCCGACGACATCACAAAGTACATTCCCGTCTCCACGTCCAAGGACTCGGACCTGCTCATCACGCAGTTCGACGGCAAGGTGATTGAGAGTGCCGGGATGCTGAAGATGGACTTTCTGGGCCTCAAAACCCTGACCATCATCGTCGATGCCATCAACCTGATTGAGCGCAACCACGGCGTCAAAATCGACATCGACGAAATCCCGATTGACGACCAGAAGACCTACGAGCTCTACCAGCGCGGCGACACCATCGGCACGTTCCAGTTCGAGTCCGAAGGCATGCGCATGTACCTCAAGGACCTCAAGCCCACCAACATCGAGGACCTGATTGCCATGAATGCCCTGTACCGGCCCGGCCCGATGCAGTTCATCCCGAACTTCATCAACCGCAAGCACGGCCGCGAGACGGTGGACTACCCGCACGAGTTGCTGGAGCCCATTCTAAACTACTCCCAGGGCATTATGGTGTACCAGGAGCAAATCATGCAGACGGCCCAGATTCTGGCCGGCTACTCCCTCGGCGGCGCCGACTTGCTGCGCCGCGCCATGGGTAAGAAGGACATGAAGAAGATGGCCCTGGAGCGGGAAAAGTTCTGCGCGGGCGCCGAGAAGCTGCACGGCATCAAGGCCAAGAAGGCCAACGAGGTGTTTGACGTGATGGAGAAGTTTGCGGCCTACGGCTTCAACCGCTCCCACTCCGCGGCCTACTCGGTGGTGGCCTACCAGACCGGCTACCTCAAGGCCCACTACCCCGCCGAGTACATGGCCGCCGTGCTCACCAACAACATGGGCGACATCAAGAAGGTGACCTTCTTCATCGAGGAAGCCCGCAAGCAGGGCGTGGCCGTGCTCGGCCCCGACGTGAACGAATCCATCCTGAAGTTCAACGTAAACGCCCAGGGCCAGATCCGCTTCGGCATGGCCGCCATGAAGGGCTCGGGCGAGGCCGCCGTGGAGGAAATCGTGCAGGAGCGCGACAAAAACGGCCATTATGCCGACATCTTCGACTTTGCGCGCCGCGTAAACCTGCGGGCCGTGAACAAGAAAACCTTCGAGAGCATGGCCCAGGCCGGCGCCTTCGACTCGTTTGACCGCTACCACCGCCGTCAGTTCCTAGAAGCCCCCACCGGCGACCAGAACCTCATCGAGAAGGCCATGAAAGTCGGTCAGCAGCACCAGGCGGCCAAGGAATCAGCCCAGCAAAGCCTGTTTGGCGGCGGGGGCGGCGAAATGGCCATCCCGATGCCCAAAATCCAGGACCTGGAGCCCTGGAGTCCCACCGAGAAGCTGCGCCGCGAAAAGGAAATCGTGGGCTTCTACCTCTCGGGTCACCCCTTGGACGACTTCAAGCTCGAAATCGACTCCTACTGCACCTGCGGCCTCGACAAGATTGAGAGCTACAAAAACCGCGACGTGACGGTGGCTGGCCTGATTTCCAACGTGCAGTTCAAGACCACCAAAACCGGCCAGCCTTTCGTGAGCTTCAACGTGGAGGACTACGAAAGCAGCCTCAACCTAGCCCTGTTCCGCGACGACTACTCCAAGTTCTCGGCCCTTATCAACCCGCGCAACTACGACAAGGAGCAGGTGCCGCCCATGTTCATCCGCGGCAAATACGCCCAGCGCTTCCGCGACTCCGACCAGTTCGAGTTCAAGATCATGACCATGGAGCCGCTGTTCAACGTGGCTGAGAAGCTCGCCAACGGCGTGCGCGTGCAGTTGGATCTGCGCACCATCACCGAGCCCTTCATGGACCGCTTCATGGAAGCCGTGGAAGGCTGTTCAGGTTCCAAAAAGCTCGAAATCAAGTTCGCCGAGCCCCACGAGCACCTGGCCGTCGACACCTATTCCCGCCGCTACCGCATCGAGCCCAAAGAGTTCATCCGCAAAATGCGCGAAATGGAAATCGACGCCTGCCAGCTGATTTAG
- the trxA gene encoding thioredoxin has translation MGHKAIEITDANFDQIINSDKPVLVDFWAEWCGPCRMVGPVVEELAGEYEGKAVIGKVDVDSNPQTSAKFGIRSIPTLLVFKNGQVVDKQVGAVPKHVLAQKLDAQVTA, from the coding sequence ATGGGACATAAAGCCATCGAGATTACCGATGCTAACTTCGACCAGATCATCAACTCCGACAAGCCTGTGCTTGTGGACTTCTGGGCCGAGTGGTGTGGCCCCTGCCGTATGGTAGGCCCGGTAGTGGAAGAACTGGCCGGCGAATACGAAGGCAAAGCCGTTATCGGCAAGGTTGACGTCGACTCGAATCCCCAGACCTCTGCCAAGTTCGGTATCCGCAGCATTCCTACGCTGCTGGTATTTAAGAACGGCCAGGTAGTTGACAAACAAGTTGGTGCCGTTCCGAAGCACGTACTGGCTCAAAAGCTGGACGCTCAGGTAACTGCCTAG
- a CDS encoding DUF4249 domain-containing protein — translation MALGLTACVEPFEPKVDADNAHFLVVDGNINSQGVTVIHLTRSVNLRDPKNIPVETRAKMFIEEESGTRYPLLEAVSGTYTSASLKLTPSRRARLHFTTAGQKEYVSEFTLIQHTPAIDSVSWRTSTKGMQLYVNTHDASNQARYYRWAYDETWEFTSAFVSTLKYERAKIVERANEDIHHCWASESSSDIRLGTTEKLAQAVVADFPLTLLPPTSKKLQRRYSILVKQYALTKEEYTYWDILRKNTETLGTLFDPLPSQSVGNVRSLTDASEVVLGFVGAQSVTEKRIFIDYGELPRTWVAETGYETCHTDTLLRPKGEYATPPPSPAEVVDFFRNGLFIPLEDLQQDPLNPTRFFLFASADCVDCRKRGTNVKPSFWP, via the coding sequence ATGGCGCTGGGGCTTACGGCCTGCGTTGAGCCGTTCGAGCCGAAAGTTGATGCCGACAATGCCCATTTTCTGGTGGTGGATGGCAACATCAATAGCCAGGGAGTGACGGTTATTCATCTTACCCGGTCGGTTAATCTGCGGGACCCGAAGAACATACCGGTCGAGACAAGGGCGAAGATGTTTATTGAGGAAGAAAGCGGGACTCGTTACCCCTTGCTAGAAGCCGTGTCTGGGACCTACACTTCTGCCTCGCTGAAGCTGACGCCGAGCCGTCGCGCGCGGCTGCATTTTACCACTGCCGGCCAGAAGGAGTACGTTTCAGAATTTACGCTGATCCAACATACTCCGGCCATCGACTCTGTGTCCTGGCGCACAAGTACCAAGGGTATGCAACTCTATGTAAATACCCACGATGCCAGCAACCAGGCACGCTATTACCGCTGGGCGTATGACGAGACGTGGGAATTTACGTCGGCTTTCGTTTCAACATTGAAATACGAAAGGGCAAAAATTGTGGAACGCGCCAATGAGGATATCCATCACTGCTGGGCCTCAGAAAGCTCATCGGATATCCGGCTAGGTACCACCGAAAAGTTGGCGCAGGCAGTAGTGGCCGATTTTCCTTTGACGCTGTTGCCACCTACTTCAAAAAAGCTGCAACGCAGGTACAGCATTCTGGTAAAGCAGTACGCCCTTACCAAAGAGGAGTACACGTACTGGGATATTCTGCGCAAGAACACCGAAACCCTGGGCACGCTGTTTGACCCGTTGCCGTCCCAATCGGTAGGTAACGTGCGTAGCCTGACCGATGCGTCTGAGGTAGTGCTGGGGTTTGTGGGGGCACAGTCGGTAACGGAAAAACGGATTTTTATCGACTACGGCGAATTGCCCCGGACCTGGGTGGCCGAAACCGGTTACGAAACCTGCCACACTGATACGCTGCTCCGCCCGAAGGGCGAGTACGCAACGCCGCCGCCCTCGCCGGCGGAGGTGGTGGATTTCTTTCGTAACGGTTTGTTCATCCCCCTCGAAGACCTGCAACAGGATCCGCTAAACCCAACCCGTTTTTTCCTGTTCGCCAGTGCCGACTGCGTGGACTGTCGTAAGCGGGGAACCAATGTGAAGCCCAGTTTCTGGCCGTAA
- a CDS encoding energy transducer TonB, producing the protein MRIHYVFLLSFAFLTQAGHGQSLPAVYLNNRDEATIPDSATHYRIVDRKNELLGTYAMREYALSGTLLLKGTLSSIDPPVRNGLLTWYHPDGSKAAQVHYRNDEADGLYLGWYEDGRVNLRGDYSDGQRVGRWISVHRNGQKRSEGRYNNGRAVGEWRYYYDSGELSAIEMPDRQGKPLALAFFNKDGSPYMGRVRTREMPRFPGGEGALLSYVARTTNYPRNIRRKGITGNVYVSYTVGEDGRVGQVRVVQGLAPEADLEARRVVANLPPFEPGREYNLPTAMTFTIPIYFAPNFSLASGLRPPQVPPSEARAAAPDGEE; encoded by the coding sequence ATGAGGATTCACTACGTTTTTCTCCTGTCTTTCGCGTTCCTGACCCAGGCGGGCCACGGCCAGAGTTTACCTGCCGTGTATCTCAACAACCGGGATGAGGCCACTATCCCCGACAGTGCCACGCACTACCGCATCGTGGACCGCAAAAATGAGTTGCTGGGTACTTATGCCATGCGGGAGTACGCCCTGTCAGGTACGCTGCTGCTGAAAGGCACGCTATCCTCCATTGATCCGCCGGTGCGTAACGGCCTGCTTACCTGGTACCATCCCGATGGCAGCAAGGCCGCTCAGGTGCATTACCGTAACGACGAAGCGGATGGCCTGTATCTGGGCTGGTACGAAGATGGCCGGGTGAACCTGCGCGGCGACTACTCCGACGGGCAGCGGGTAGGGCGCTGGATTTCAGTGCACCGCAATGGCCAGAAACGCTCCGAAGGCCGCTATAACAACGGCCGCGCCGTGGGCGAGTGGCGTTACTACTATGATTCCGGGGAATTGAGCGCCATTGAAATGCCCGACCGCCAGGGTAAACCATTGGCTTTGGCCTTTTTCAACAAAGATGGCTCACCGTATATGGGCCGGGTGCGCACCCGCGAAATGCCCCGATTCCCGGGCGGCGAAGGGGCGCTCTTGAGCTACGTGGCCCGCACAACCAACTACCCGCGCAACATCCGACGCAAGGGTATTACCGGCAATGTGTACGTGAGCTATACGGTGGGTGAGGACGGCCGTGTGGGACAGGTGCGGGTAGTGCAGGGCCTGGCTCCCGAGGCTGATCTGGAGGCGCGGCGGGTAGTGGCCAATCTGCCACCGTTCGAGCCGGGTCGGGAGTATAATCTACCCACCGCCATGACGTTCACCATTCCCATCTATTTCGCGCCCAACTTCTCACTGGCCTCCGGGCTGCGACCTCCGCAGGTGCCGCCTTCGGAAGCCCGTGCCGCCGCCCCCGATGGTGAGGAATAA
- a CDS encoding DUF4249 domain-containing protein — translation MKNVFRRNICSGSLLGILLGLTSCIESFEPKVASSAAGYLVVDGAINAQGVTTVRLSRTTPVNSKSKVPVESRASVAVETETGARYPLTETTPGTYTSAALQLPIGQRVRLAFKTASQQQYTSEFTAAKLTPALDSVTWRANRQGVQLYVSTHDETAAARYYRWEYEETWAFISAFYSLIELKNGVIGIRQEDIYHCWGNEKPTSIALGNTSRLSEDKVSAAPLALVLSTSPKLGIKYSVLVKQYALSQAEYDYWELLRKNTETLGTLFDPLPSQLSGNIHNVADAKEVVIGFVGAQTMTQRRLFIDSGELPRDWRQPTDYDKCVLDTLPRTKGGPKLEIKPQEFFRSNEYLPVGYFYLPGSSKEYILYSSADCVDCRRRGTNVKPSFWQ, via the coding sequence ATGAAAAACGTATTCCGCCGCAATATCTGTTCTGGCAGCCTGTTGGGTATTCTGCTGGGGCTGACCAGCTGTATCGAGTCGTTTGAGCCTAAAGTGGCCTCTTCTGCCGCAGGCTATCTGGTCGTAGACGGGGCCATCAATGCTCAGGGAGTTACTACCGTGCGGCTCTCCCGGACGACGCCCGTGAACAGCAAGAGCAAAGTGCCCGTGGAAAGTCGGGCTTCGGTGGCGGTGGAAACCGAAACCGGAGCCCGGTATCCGCTAACGGAAACGACGCCGGGAACATACACTTCTGCGGCCTTGCAACTGCCCATCGGGCAGCGGGTGCGCCTGGCTTTCAAAACGGCCAGTCAGCAGCAGTATACCTCTGAGTTTACGGCGGCCAAGCTCACGCCGGCTCTTGATTCCGTTACCTGGCGGGCCAACCGGCAGGGCGTGCAACTCTACGTAAGCACCCATGATGAAACTGCTGCTGCCCGGTACTACCGCTGGGAATACGAAGAAACCTGGGCCTTTATTTCGGCCTTCTATTCATTAATTGAGCTGAAAAACGGAGTAATAGGTATTCGGCAGGAGGACATTTACCACTGCTGGGGCAACGAGAAGCCGACTTCCATTGCGTTGGGAAACACCTCCCGGCTGTCGGAAGACAAGGTTTCTGCGGCTCCCCTGGCCTTGGTGCTCAGCACTTCGCCCAAGCTGGGTATCAAGTACAGTGTGCTCGTGAAACAGTACGCGCTGAGCCAGGCAGAATACGATTACTGGGAACTACTGCGCAAGAATACAGAAACCCTCGGAACGCTTTTTGACCCCTTACCCAGCCAGCTGAGCGGGAATATTCATAATGTGGCCGATGCCAAAGAGGTAGTCATTGGCTTCGTTGGGGCCCAGACGATGACGCAACGCCGGCTGTTCATCGACTCCGGTGAGCTACCGCGCGACTGGCGGCAGCCAACAGACTATGATAAGTGCGTGCTCGATACGCTGCCTCGGACCAAAGGCGGCCCTAAACTTGAAATCAAGCCTCAAGAATTCTTCCGGTCAAACGAGTACCTGCCTGTAGGCTACTTCTATCTACCGGGCAGCTCCAAGGAATACATTCTCTACTCTTCTGCCGACTGCGTGGATTGCCGCCGCCGGGGCACTAACGTGAAACCCAGCTTCTGGCAGTAA
- a CDS encoding AsnC family transcriptional regulator — protein MARNYELDDTDRRILALLIDDAKMPYTEIARKVHVSGGTVHVRMARLEELGIVQGATLKIDYQKLGYGVRAFLGIYLQKSSVYESVVAALRQIPEVVSIDFTTGAYGIFARLICRDTNHLREVLHEQIQLIEGIERTETLISLEEAFNRPIQLQEVSEDVG, from the coding sequence ATGGCGCGTAATTACGAACTTGACGACACCGACCGGAGAATTCTGGCCCTGTTGATTGATGATGCGAAGATGCCTTACACCGAAATTGCCCGAAAGGTGCATGTTTCGGGTGGTACGGTACACGTCCGAATGGCTCGTTTGGAAGAACTGGGCATTGTCCAGGGAGCTACCCTCAAGATTGATTATCAAAAGCTCGGCTACGGCGTGCGGGCTTTTCTGGGAATCTATCTGCAGAAAAGCTCCGTGTACGAAAGCGTAGTAGCCGCCCTGCGCCAGATTCCGGAAGTAGTAAGCATCGACTTCACAACCGGCGCGTACGGTATCTTTGCTCGCCTCATCTGCCGTGACACGAACCACCTGCGCGAAGTGCTGCACGAGCAGATTCAGCTAATCGAAGGCATTGAGCGAACTGAAACGCTGATTTCGCTCGAAGAAGCTTTTAACCGCCCCATTCAGTTGCAGGAAGTAAGCGAGGACGTAGGCTAA
- a CDS encoding GbsR/MarR family transcriptional regulator yields the protein MQLDEAKRRFIEGWGTLGSAWGVSRTMAQVHALLLVSPGALSTEDIMEQLQISRGNVNLNVRALMDWGIVRKELRPGERREFFSGEKDIHRVATLILQERRKRELQPIMRVLGEISEVEPSPTATPEETAAFTQMIGSIQSFASFADRAASTLIKADENWFLSTFMKLMRPGP from the coding sequence ATGCAACTCGACGAAGCCAAGCGCAGATTCATTGAAGGCTGGGGCACCCTGGGCTCGGCCTGGGGCGTGAGCCGCACAATGGCGCAGGTGCACGCGCTGCTGCTGGTGTCGCCGGGGGCGCTGAGCACCGAGGACATCATGGAGCAACTGCAGATTTCGCGGGGCAACGTGAACCTGAACGTGCGCGCCCTCATGGACTGGGGCATCGTGCGCAAGGAGCTGCGGCCCGGCGAGCGGCGCGAGTTCTTCTCGGGCGAAAAGGACATTCACCGTGTGGCTACCCTGATTCTGCAGGAGCGCCGCAAACGCGAGTTGCAGCCCATCATGCGTGTATTAGGCGAAATCAGCGAAGTAGAGCCATCCCCCACTGCCACGCCCGAAGAAACCGCCGCCTTCACCCAGATGATTGGCAGCATCCAGAGCTTCGCTTCCTTTGCTGACCGCGCCGCCTCCACGCTCATCAAAGCCGATGAGAACTGGTTTCTGAGCACGTTTATGAAGCTGATGCGGCCTGGGCCTTAG
- a CDS encoding TIGR01777 family oxidoreductase has translation MEPPLLILAGGTGFLGQHLRRYFARAGYRVRTLSRRASGPDELAWDGRTLGPWVAALEGAAVLLNLAGRSVDCRYHAVNRYAIVRSRTDSTRVLGDAIASCRNPPALWLNSSTATIYEDTAGRAPANTEAAGRIGRGFSEMVAQQWEAEFNLAALPHTRRVALRTAIVLGADGGALPTLARLARRGLSTPHGHGRQWVSWLHIEDFCRAVEFLVAHPVLEGSLNLCAPEPLPNAALMQLLDTYYRPRWHLPQPRWLLEIGAFLLRTETELILKSRKVAPQRLLEAGFHFQFPSCRAALADLLPQLS, from the coding sequence ATGGAACCCCCACTTCTAATTCTGGCCGGCGGCACGGGCTTTCTGGGCCAGCACCTGCGGCGCTACTTCGCGCGGGCCGGCTACCGGGTCCGGACGCTTAGCCGTCGCGCCTCCGGCCCCGATGAGCTGGCCTGGGACGGCCGTACCCTCGGGCCGTGGGTTGCTGCTCTGGAAGGTGCTGCCGTGCTGCTCAACCTAGCCGGCCGCTCCGTCGACTGCCGCTACCACGCCGTCAACCGCTACGCCATCGTGCGCAGCCGCACCGACAGCACCCGGGTGCTGGGCGACGCCATAGCGTCTTGTCGCAACCCACCGGCTCTGTGGCTGAACTCCTCTACGGCTACCATTTATGAGGATACGGCTGGCCGGGCTCCGGCCAATACGGAAGCCGCCGGCCGGATCGGGCGCGGGTTCTCGGAGATGGTGGCCCAGCAGTGGGAAGCCGAGTTCAACCTGGCTGCCCTGCCCCATACCCGCCGCGTGGCCCTGCGCACGGCCATTGTGCTGGGAGCCGATGGGGGCGCGCTGCCCACGCTGGCCCGGCTGGCGCGCCGGGGCCTCAGCACACCCCACGGCCACGGCCGGCAGTGGGTCAGCTGGCTGCACATCGAGGATTTCTGCCGGGCCGTGGAATTTCTGGTGGCGCATCCGGTGCTGGAAGGTTCGCTCAACCTATGCGCTCCGGAGCCGCTGCCCAACGCCGCCCTGATGCAGTTGCTTGATACCTACTACCGCCCGCGCTGGCATCTGCCACAACCGCGCTGGCTGCTCGAAATTGGAGCGTTTCTGCTGCGCACCGAAACCGAGCTGATTCTGAAAAGCCGTAAGGTGGCGCCGCAGCGGCTACTGGAAGCCGGCTTTCACTTTCAGTTTCCCTCCTGCCGAGCGGCTCTCGCCGACTTATTACCTCAGCTATCCTAG
- a CDS encoding DUF4249 domain-containing protein — protein MLVLSGCIEPFEPEVEVSKAGFLVVDGSLNGAGRSTIRLSRTTALRSSAKAQVESKARVYMEEEGGQQYLLPETVAGTYVSAAVALPPGTRVRLHFTTAGQREYVSDYTELKATPPIDSVTWKAGSRGVQIAVNAHDDTQQSRFYRWDYTETWEFTSAYKSVVEYRNRAFYPRAENIYNCWGTEEATAIKLGTTSKLGQDVVSEQPLTLLPPTSVKLRYRYSILVRQYALSSSEYSYWEALRKNTETQGNLFDPLPTQLTGNVHAVVDAGEQVIGFIGAQSVTEKRIFIGTRQLPQTWVFDTGYETCMTDTIPRPNPPLPPPPPPPTEAQALDYFDSGLPFPIDVLHFATSPRNFYLYSTADCVDCRRRGTNVKPSFW, from the coding sequence TTGTTAGTATTAAGCGGCTGTATTGAGCCGTTTGAGCCAGAAGTGGAAGTGAGTAAAGCAGGCTTTCTGGTGGTAGATGGCAGCCTCAACGGCGCAGGACGCAGTACTATTCGCCTTTCGCGCACGACGGCCTTGCGCAGCAGCGCAAAAGCGCAGGTGGAGAGCAAGGCCCGCGTGTATATGGAGGAAGAAGGCGGCCAGCAGTATTTGCTGCCGGAAACAGTAGCCGGAACCTATGTGTCGGCGGCTGTAGCATTGCCGCCTGGCACGCGCGTACGCCTGCACTTTACTACTGCCGGACAGCGGGAATACGTATCGGATTACACGGAGCTAAAAGCTACACCACCCATTGATTCGGTGACCTGGAAAGCGGGGAGCCGGGGGGTACAGATTGCCGTAAACGCGCACGATGACACGCAGCAGAGCCGTTTCTACCGCTGGGATTATACGGAAACCTGGGAATTTACTTCCGCCTATAAATCGGTTGTAGAGTACCGTAACCGAGCCTTTTACCCAAGGGCTGAAAATATCTATAACTGCTGGGGAACGGAGGAGGCTACGGCAATCAAGCTCGGAACAACCAGCAAGCTGGGGCAGGACGTAGTATCGGAGCAACCGCTCACGCTACTGCCTCCCACTTCGGTGAAGCTGCGCTACAGGTACAGTATTCTGGTGCGGCAGTATGCGCTCAGCAGCTCAGAGTACAGCTACTGGGAGGCGCTACGCAAGAACACGGAAACGCAGGGCAACTTATTCGACCCGCTGCCTACGCAGCTTACCGGCAACGTACACGCTGTAGTCGATGCCGGCGAGCAGGTAATTGGGTTTATAGGGGCACAGTCGGTAACGGAGAAACGTATTTTCATAGGTACTCGGCAGCTACCCCAGACGTGGGTGTTTGATACGGGCTACGAAACCTGTATGACCGATACTATTCCCCGGCCCAACCCGCCATTACCTCCGCCCCCTCCTCCTCCAACCGAGGCCCAGGCGCTAGATTATTTTGATAGTGGGTTGCCTTTTCCTATTGATGTTCTACATTTTGCAACCAGCCCGCGCAATTTCTATCTGTATTCCACCGCCGACTGTGTGGACTGCCGCCGCCGGGGTACCAACGTGAAGCCCAGCTTCTGGTAG